In one window of Macadamia integrifolia cultivar HAES 741 chromosome 2, SCU_Mint_v3, whole genome shotgun sequence DNA:
- the LOC122072205 gene encoding protein RGF1 INDUCIBLE TRANSCRIPTION FACTOR 1: MGSQESMRVPPWLESLLSTSFFAVCRIHGDAARSECNMYCLDCNADAFCFYCRSSRHKDHRVIQIRRSSYHDVVRVSEIQKVLDISGVQTYVINSARVLFLNERPQPKSGKGVSHLCEICSRSLLDPFRFCSLGCKLVAIKRNGDASFSIESGGEGISRRVEREEEELREGNQQDIYPSTPSPPANPRRRKGIPHRAPLGT, from the exons ATG GGGTCACAGGAGTCAATGCGGGTGCCGCCATGGCTTGAATCGTTGCTGTCGACATCGTTTTTCGCCGTCTGCCGGATACACGGCGATGCCGCCCGGAGTGAATGCAATATGTattgtcttgattgcaatgccGACGCATTCTGCTTCTACTGCCGTTCTTCCCGTCACAAGGATCATCGTGTAATTCAA ATAAGGAGATCATCTTATCATGATGTAGTGAGAGTTTCTGAAATCCAAAAGGTTCTTGATATAAGTGGAGTACAGACTTATGTGATAAACAGTGCTAGAGTTCTGTTTCTTAATGAGAGACCTCAACCCAAGAGTGGTAAAGGGGTATCTCATCTCTGTGAGATATGTAGCAGAAGCCTCTTAGATCCATTTCGTTTCTGTTCATTGGGATGTAAG CTTGTAGCAATAAAGAGAAATGGGGATGCAAGCTTTAGCATAGAGAGTGGAGGAGAAGGGATATCAAGAAGAGtggaaagagaggaagaagagttgcGTGAAGGAAACCAACAAGACATATACCCTTCTACGCCATCTCCACCTGCAAatccaagaagaaggaagggaatcCCACATAGGGCACCCCTTGGGACTTAA